A genomic window from Purpureocillium takamizusanense chromosome 2, complete sequence includes:
- a CDS encoding uncharacterized protein (SECRETED:SignalP(1-20~SECRETED:cutsite=AAA-QD~SECRETED:prob=0.8659)~EggNog:ENOG503P57J), translated as MRTTAGILSLLLTCTGLAAAQDVQSKPFNLVLQSADKSLDGVKLAACHSGAAIESLCLAGRDSGPSFYLNTTQGSTSPLSGYEPAGALIWNLPIGGGGVASEPMSFYTDPSTNVALPLFEPSYTRQYVAVERRTGRLAVIGYLDDSHTPPTADKPRALRNWYVCQSYYTGYQYHTLNWVLGNGSQKPQNPSCVKVEVQRKFV; from the coding sequence ATGAGGACCACCGCCGGCATCCTCTCCCTACTGCTCACCTGcaccggcctcgccgccgcgcaagaCGTGCAGTCCAAGCCCTTCAACCTCGTCCTCCAGTCCGCCGACAAGTCCCTCGACGGGGTCAAGCTCGCGGCCTGCCACTCGGGCGCGGCCATCGAGTCGCTCTGCCTAGCGGGCCGCGACTCGGGCCCCAGCTTCTACCTCAACACGACGCagggctcgacgtcgccgctcaGCGGGTACGAGCCTGCGGGCGCGCTCATCTGGAACCtgcccatcggcggcggcggcgtcgcgtcgGAGCCCATGAGCTTCTACACGGACCCCTCGACCAAcgtggcgctgccgctcttCGAGCCCAGCTACACCCGGCAGTacgtggccgtcgagcgcaggacgggccgcctcgccgtcatcggctACCTCGACGACTCGCACACGCCCCCGACGGCCGACAAGCCCCGCGCGCTGCGCAACTGGTACGTCTGCCAGAGCTACTACACGGGCTACCAGTACCATACCCTCAACTGGGtgctcggcaacggcagccagAAGCCCCAGAACCCGAGCtgcgtcaaggtcgaggtgCAGCGCAAGTTTGTGTAG
- a CDS encoding uncharacterized protein (TransMembrane:10 (i67-88o94-112i124-146o166-182i248-270o359-385i397-418o438-459i471-492o512-535i)~EggNog:ENOG503NUNV~COG:S) has translation MAAMEPPPPPPPSAAALQHQQQPPPRHEQQQQQQQPPSLPGRILSELGLAALARAPRDVKLLVLQRLVRLSAYGASTLVLVSLLRALGLSRAQAGLFMTLTLVGDVLVSLLLGLAADRLLGRRAVLALGAALMAASGLVFATTATSSTADSPGSEASSSLSSSSSSYSYALLLVAAVLGVISPSGNEIGPFRAVEESVVAHLTPPPDRPDVYAWYSLAGTAGSALGMVTCGWAVEAATARLGWALLDAYRAVFVAYAALGLVKLALALALSPAVEADEGKARERSPALTAPPSAGATAAAGASAEETTPLLLSAPGEGEMEGEEEEEEDARAKKSADASSPQRWWTAMLPPLSPESKGIATALCLLFALDSFASGLAPLSWVTYYFRSRFNLDEGRLGSVFFTTSLISASSVIVASALAKRLGNVKTMVFTHLPSALFLALIPLPSTLGPAILLLALRACTQSMDVAPRSAFLAAVLLPGERTAVMAAVNVAKTAAQSLGPLITGVLAGRDLFWVSFVAAGSLKACYDLGLLAVFKNREHRDRDYARDEENP, from the exons atggcggccatggaaccgcctccaccaccaccgccatccgCGGCAGCTCTgcaacaccagcagcagccaccaccacgtcatgaacaacaacaacagcaacaacaacccccatccctccccgGACGCATCCTCtccgagctcggcctcgccgccctcgcccgcgccccccgcgacgtcaagctcctcgtcctgcagcgcctcgtccggcTCTCCGCCTACGGCGCCTCcaccctcgtcctcgtctccctcctgcgcgccctcggcctctcCCGCGCCCAGGCGGGGCTCTTCATGaccctcaccctcgtcggcgacgtcctcgtctccctgctgctcgggctcgccgccgaccgcctgctcgggcgccgcgccgtgctcgccctcggcgcggcgctcatggccgccagcgggCTCGTCTTTGCTACCACCGCGACCTCCTCCACTGCTGATAGCCCGGGGAGCGAGGCATCATCGTCTTtatcgtcttcatcgtcgtcgtatTCGtacgccctcctcctcgtcgccgccgtcctcggcgtcatcagCCCCAGCGGCAACGAAATCGGCCCcttccgcgccgtcgaggagagcgtcgtcgcgcacctcaccccgccgcccgacagGCCCGACGTGTACGCGTGGTACAGCCTCGCGGGCACGGCCGGCTCGGCGCTCGGCATGGTGACGTGCGGGtgggccgtcgaggcggccacggcgaggctcgggtgggcgctgctggacgcgtatcgcgccgtcttcgtcgcctaCGCCGCGCTCGGGCTCGTTAAgctggccctcgccctcgccctgtCCCCCGCCGTGGAGGCGGATGAGGGGAAGGCTCGGGAGCGGTCCCCGGCATTGACTGCCCCTCCTTCTGCTggtgctactgctgctgctggcgcctcGGCAgaggagacgacgccgctgctgctgagcgcCCCTGGAGAGGGAGAAatggaaggagaagaggaagaggaagaagacgcccGGGCCAAGAAGTCCGCAGACGCCAGCTCCCCGCAACGCTGGTGGACAGCCATGCTACCGCCCCTCAGCCCCGAGAGCAAGGGCATCGCCACCGCGCTGTGCCTCCTCTTTGCCCTCGACTCGTTTGCGTCGGGCCTCGCTCCCTT GTCCTGGGTCACATACTACTTCCGCTCCCGCttcaacctcgacgagggccgcctcggctccgtcttcttcaccacGAGCCTcatctccgcctcgtccgtcatTGTCGCCTCCGCGCTGGCCAAGCGCCTCGGCAACGTCAAG ACCATGGTCTTCACACACCTCCCCTccgccctcttcctcgccctcatccccctcccctccacgCTCGGCcccgccatcctcctcctcgccctccgcgcCTGCACCCAGTCCATGGACGTCGCCCCGCGCtccgccttcctcgccgccgtcctgctcCCCGGCGAGcgcaccgccgtcatggccgccgtcaacgtcgccaagacggccgcccaGAGCCTCGGGCCCCTCATCACCGGCGTCCTCGCGGGGCGGGACCTCTTCTGGGTCAGCttcgtggccgccggctcccTCAAGGCCTGCTACGacctcggcctgctggctGTCTTTAAGAACCGCGAGCATCGTGACCGTGACTatgcgcgcgacgaggagaacCCCTGA
- the RPO31 gene encoding DNA-directed RNA polymerase (COG:K~EggNog:ENOG503NXKP), with protein MIHAADRFCVRHRSNQDIANQAVLEVSDRLLYDIENNRAPYRHGPLDPRLGTSSKIGKCATCQDSLQNCTGHFGHVRLPLPAFHIGYLRFVMSILQEICKDCGRVLLEEPERRSFLKELRRPFLDNLRRTQICKRINEQCRKCKTCPYCGSINGQIRKTGVLKLAHDKFVAFNKSTSVKKVPPEAKVKFENSFAEARRENPEVEKHLRKAMEDLNPLRVLKLFKRISPTDCELLGLDPAEGRPEMFIWQFVPAPPVCIRPSVAQDNASTEDDITTKLADIVWVSGMIRSALQKGSPIQTIMEQWEYLQTQIAMYVNSDVPGLQQPGFGKSTRGFCQRLKGKQGRFRGNLSGKRVDFSGRTVISPDPNLGIDQVAVPILVAKNLTYPERVNRQNIEKLRQCVLNGCDVWPGAQAVLAKEEDSHYRYNLKFANREYRARQLTAGDIVERHLEDGDIVLFNRQPSLHKLSIMSHLVKVRPWRTFRLNECVCNPYNADFDGDEMNLHVPQTEEARAEAINLMGVKYNLATPKNGEPIIAATQDFITAAFLLSSKDRFFDRKTFTYICMHMMDGRTPLDLPPPAIIAPQCMWTGKQVFSVMMRPNKDSPVKVNLDAKCRAYKARPGQCPDMDPNDGWLVVRNSEVMCGRMDKSTVGSGKKDSIFYVIMRDFGPDQAVIAMNRLAKLCARQLTNRGFSIGVGDVFPTASLNVEKESLVSTAYEQCDDLIETFKQGKLEKAPGCNMEQTLENLISGILSKVRQQAGTYCIDTLSRNNAPLIMAKSGSKGSDINVAQMVAVVGQQIIGGQRVPDGFQDRSLPHFHKNARQPPSKGFVKNSFYTGLFPTEFLFHAISGREGLVDTAVKTAETGYMSRRLMKSLEDLSTQYDDTVRTSGGGIVQFQFGADKLDPVDMEGSAEPVHFLRTWSHAENLTWDNDEPAMTPTEIRSFADSMLEVERKRLPRIGLLKDRLEYEDTTDYGIDEHESARKFLKTIESHVEGLATKLERVRALAGFDGDTPLHPDSQAHCDRTAKVTVTTLQLFIKMCLEKYKKAHVEPGHAVGAVGAQSIGEPGTQMTLKTFHFAGVAGMSITQGVPRIKEIINASKTISTPVITCPLLNNEQIEVAKVVKARIEKTYVSDVLHFVEDEWRAEEGNVVLQIDRGSLSDMHLGIGIYDIAEAICKQRKLKVAREDLSIFGDRIVIRVRDGSQMATKRTTTRKTDADSGDMLLRANFLRRTLPNVPVSGYPEATRAIIQTSEQNTHTVLVEGYGLRECMTTEGVIGTKTRTNNVMECRDILGIEAARTTIANEIGEVMGDMGIDPRHMQLLADVMTYKGEVLGITRFGLSKMRDSVLQLASFEKTPDHLFDAAAGMKTDQIEGVSECIIMGQTMGVGTGAFQVVRRLGIQPGQLSQKKTLFEDEWNKEVAMKRKSRRKV; from the exons ATGATTCATGCCGCTGACCGTTTCTGCGTGCGCCACAGGTCCAACCAGGATATTGCCAACCAGGCTGTCCTCGAAGTGTCCGATCGACTGCTTTACGATATCGAGAATAACCGGGCGCCGTATCGACATGGGCCTCTTGACCCGCGCTTG GGCACCTCGAGCAAGATTGGCAAATGCGCAACATGTCAAGACTCGCTGCAAAACTGCACGGGCCATTTCGGCCATGTGCGACTCCCATTGCCCGCCTTCCATATCGGCTACTTGCGATTCGTCATGTCTATTCTGCAGGAGATATGCAAG GATTGCGGCCGCGTACTGTTAGAAGAACCTGAGCGACGGTCGTTCTTGAAAGAACTCCGCCGGCCGTTCCTCGACAACCTTCGTCGAACCCAGATTTGCAAGCGCATCAATGAGCAGTGTCGCAAGTGCAAAACTTGCCCTTACTGCGGCTCCATCAATGGCCAAATCCGCAAGACGGGCGTCCTCAAGCTCGCCCACGACAAGTTTGTCGCGTTCAACAAGTCCACGTCCGTCAAGAAGGTGCCTCCCGAGGCCAAAGTCAAGTTTGAGAACTCGTTTGCCGAGGCCAGGCGAGAGAACCCCGAAGTGGAGAAGCACCTCCGCAAGGCAATGGAGGATCTCAACCCGCTTCGGGTCCTCAAACTCTTCAAGAGAATCAGCCCTACAGACTGTGAGCTGTTGGGGCTGGATCCCGCCGAGGGTCGACCTGAAATGTTCATTTGGCAGTTCGTGCCCGCGCCCCCGGTGTGCATCCGGCCTTCTGTTGCGCAGGACAATGCCAGTACCGAAGATGACATTACCACCAAGCTTGCGGACATTGTGTGGGTCAGTGGCATGATACGATCTGCCCTCCAGAAAGGATCTCCCATCCAGACCATCATGGAACAGTGGGAGTACCTCCAAACCCAAATCGCGATGTACGTCAATAGTGACGTCCCCGGCCTTCAGCAACCTGGCTTCGGCAAGTCCACCAGGGGCTTTTGTCAGCGGTTGAAGGGTAAGCAGGGCCGTTTCCGAGGCAATCTCTCCGGCAAGCGTGTCGATTTCTCTGGACGTACGGTTATTTCACCCGACCCCAACTTGGGCATCGACCAGGTCGCTGTGCCCATCCTCGTCGCAAAGAACCTGACGTACCCCGAAAGGGTCAACCGGCAGAATATCGAGAAGCTGCGCCAATGCGTTTTGAACGGCTGCGACGTATGGCCGGGAGCGCAGGCCGTCTTGgcaaaggaggaggacagTCATTATCGCTACAACCTCAAATTCGCCAATCGCGAGTATAGGGCGCGACAGCTGACTGCCGGCGATATCGTTGAGCGACacctcgaggatggcgacaTTGTGCTGTTCAACCGGCAGCCTTCCCTGCACAAGCTCAGTATCATGAGCCATCTCGTCAAGGTCCGGCCCTGGAGAACATTTCGCCTCAACGAGTGTGTTTGCAACCCGTACAACGCCGATTTCGACGGAGACGAGATGAACCTGCATGTCCCGCAAACCGAAGAAGCTCGGGCCGAAGCCATCAACCTCATGGGCGTCAAGTACAACTTGGCGACCCCTAAAAACGGAGAGCCCATCATTGCCGCCACCCAGGACTTCATCACCGCCGCGTTCCTACTCAGCAGCAAGGACCGCTTCTTCGACCGGAAGACCTTCACCTACATCTGCATGCATATGATGGACGGCAGGACGCCGCTAGACCTGCCGCCCCCAGCCATCATCGCACCCCAATGCATGTGGACTGGCAAGCAGGTTTTTAGCGTCATGATGCGACCGAACAAGGACTCTCCCGTCAAAGTCAACCTGGATGCCAAATGCAGAGCGTACAAGGCGCGTCCTGGCCAGTGCCCCGACATGGATCCCAATgacggctggctggttgtCCGCAACTCAGAAGTCATGTGCGGCCGCATGGACAAGTCTACTGTCGGCTCTGGCAAGAAGGACTCCATCTTCTACGTCATCATGAGAGATTTCGGCCCAGACCAGGCTGTCATCGCCATGAACAGGCTGGCAAAACTCTGCGCCCGACAGCTCACCAACCGCGGCTTCTCCATCGGCGTGGGTGACGTGTTCCCGACGGCGTCTCTCAATGTCGAGAAGGAGAGTCTGGTATCGACAGCGTACGAGCAGTGCGATGACCTCATTGAAACATTCAAGCAGGGGAAGCTCGAAAAGGCACCCGGCTGCAACATGGAGCAGACGCTGGAGAACCTAATCTCCGGTATCCTTAGCAAAGTCCGACAGCAGGCCGGTACATACTGTATCGACACCCTGAGTCGCAACAACGCCCCTTTGATCATGGCCAAATCTGGATCGAAAGGCTCGGACATTAACGTCGCGCAGatggtggccgtcgtcggacaGCAAATTATCGGTGGTCAGCGTGTGCCCGATGGGTTCCAAGACCGAAGTCTTCCTCACTTTCACAAAAACGCCCGACAGCCCCCCTCCAAGGGTTTCGTCAAGAACAGTTTCTACACCGGCTTGTTCCCGACCGAGTTCTTGTTTCACGCAATCTCCGGTCGTGAAGGTCTGGTCGATACGGCCGTCAAGACCGCCGAAACGGGGTACATGTCGCGACGACTGATGAAGTCGCTGGAGGATCTTTCGACACAATACGACGACACAGTTAGAACATCCGGAGGCGGCATCGTGCAGTTCCAGTTCGGCGCGGACAAGCTCGACCCGGTGGACATGGAGGGCTCTGCGGAGCCGGTACACTTCCTGCGCACCTGGAGTCATGCCGAGAACTTGACGTGGGACAACGACGAGCCggccatgacgccgacggaAATTCGCAGCTTCGCCGACTCGATGCTCGAGGTGGAGCGTAAGCGCCTTCCGAGAATcggcctgctcaaggacAGACTCGAGTATGAGGACACCACCGACTATGGCATTGACGAGCACGAGAGCGCGCGAAAATTCCTCAAGACCATCGAAAGCCACGTCGAGGGTCTGGCTACGAAGCTGGAGCGCGTACGAGCTCTGgccggcttcgacggcgacacaCCGCTCCACCCTGACTCTCAGGCGCACTGCGACCGGACGGCCaaggtgacggtgacgacgctGCAGCTTTTCATCAAGATGTGTCTCGAAAAATACAAGAAGGCCCACGTCGAGCCGGGCCATgccgtcggtgccgtcggtGCGCAGTCCATTGGTGAGCCTGGTACACAGATGACACTCAAGACCTTCCACTTTGCTGGTGTGGCCGGTATGAGTATCACACAGGGTGTGCCGCGTATCAAGGAAATTATCAATGCTTCCAAGACTATCAGCACGCCCGTCATCACCTGTCCGCTGCTCAACAACGAGCAGATCGAGGTGGCCAAGGTGGTCAAGGCGCGCATTGAGAAGACGTACGTGTCGGACGTCCTGCACTTTGTGGAGGACGAGTGGCGTGCGGAGGAAGGCAACGTCGTGCTCCAGATTGACAGAGGCTCGCTGTCAGACATGCATCTGGGCATCGGCATCTACGACATTGCCGAGGCCATTTGCAAACAGCGCAAGCTCAAGGTAGCACGCGAGGACTTGTCCATTTTTGGCGACAGAATCGTGATCCGAGTCCGAGATGGGAGTCAGATGGCGAccaagaggacgacgacgcggaagacggacgccgacagcggcgacatgctgctgcgggccaACTTCCTGCGACGCACACTGCCCAACGTGCCCGTGTCGGGTTATCCGGAGGCGACCCGAGCCATCATCCAGACGTCGGAGCAGAACACCCATACCGTCCTCGTGGAAGGCTACGGCCTGCGGGAATGCATGACGACGGAGGGCGTCATCGGGACCAAGACACGGACGAACAATGTCATGGAGTGCCGCGACATtctcggcatcgaggcggcgcggacaACGATTGCCAACGAAATCGGCGAAGTCATGGGTGACATGGGCATCGACCCGCGGCAcatgcagctgctggccgacgtGATGACGTACAAGGGCGAGGTGTTGGGCATCACGCGGTTCGGCCTGTCCAAGATGCGCGACAGCGTGCTACAGCTGGCGTCGTTTGAGAAGACGCCGGACCACCTGTttgacgcggcggcgggcatgaAGACGGACCAGATTGAGGGCGTGAGCGAGTGCATCATCATGGGACAGACGATGGGGGTGGGCACGGGCGCTTTCCAGGtcgtgcggcggctgggcatTCAGCCGGGCCAGCTGTCACAAAAGAAGACGTTGTTTGAGGACGAGTGGAACAAAGAGGTGGCAATGAAGCGCAAGTCCAGGCGGAAGGTATAG
- the RPO31 gene encoding DNA-directed RNA polymerase (COG:K~EggNog:ENOG503NXKP) has translation MANSTERSVKEQLVDKLPKRFKGIKFGIQSNQDIANQAVLEVSDRLLYDIENNRAPYRHGPLDPRLGTSSKIGKCATCQDSLQNCTGHFGHVRLPLPAFHIGYLRFVMSILQEICKDCGRVLLEEPERRSFLKELRRPFLDNLRRTQICKRINEQCRKCKTCPYCGSINGQIRKTGVLKLAHDKFVAFNKSTSVKKVPPEAKVKFENSFAEARRENPEVEKHLRKAMEDLNPLRVLKLFKRISPTDCELLGLDPAEGRPEMFIWQFVPAPPVCIRPSVAQDNASTEDDITTKLADIVWVSGMIRSALQKGSPIQTIMEQWEYLQTQIAMYVNSDVPGLQQPGFGKSTRGFCQRLKGKQGRFRGNLSGKRVDFSGRTVISPDPNLGIDQVAVPILVAKNLTYPERVNRQNIEKLRQCVLNGCDVWPGAQAVLAKEEDSHYRYNLKFANREYRARQLTAGDIVERHLEDGDIVLFNRQPSLHKLSIMSHLVKVRPWRTFRLNECVCNPYNADFDGDEMNLHVPQTEEARAEAINLMGVKYNLATPKNGEPIIAATQDFITAAFLLSSKDRFFDRKTFTYICMHMMDGRTPLDLPPPAIIAPQCMWTGKQVFSVMMRPNKDSPVKVNLDAKCRAYKARPGQCPDMDPNDGWLVVRNSEVMCGRMDKSTVGSGKKDSIFYVIMRDFGPDQAVIAMNRLAKLCARQLTNRGFSIGVGDVFPTASLNVEKESLVSTAYEQCDDLIETFKQGKLEKAPGCNMEQTLENLISGILSKVRQQAGTYCIDTLSRNNAPLIMAKSGSKGSDINVAQMVAVVGQQIIGGQRVPDGFQDRSLPHFHKNARQPPSKGFVKNSFYTGLFPTEFLFHAISGREGLVDTAVKTAETGYMSRRLMKSLEDLSTQYDDTVRTSGGGIVQFQFGADKLDPVDMEGSAEPVHFLRTWSHAENLTWDNDEPAMTPTEIRSFADSMLEVERKRLPRIGLLKDRLEYEDTTDYGIDEHESARKFLKTIESHVEGLATKLERVRALAGFDGDTPLHPDSQAHCDRTAKVTVTTLQLFIKMCLEKYKKAHVEPGHAVGAVGAQSIGEPGTQMTLKTFHFAGVAGMSITQGVPRIKEIINASKTISTPVITCPLLNNEQIEVAKVVKARIEKTYVSDVLHFVEDEWRAEEGNVVLQIDRGSLSDMHLGIGIYDIAEAICKQRKLKVAREDLSIFGDRIVIRVRDGSQMATKRTTTRKTDADSGDMLLRANFLRRTLPNVPVSGYPEATRAIIQTSEQNTHTVLVEGYGLRECMTTEGVIGTKTRTNNVMECRDILGIEAARTTIANEIGEVMGDMGIDPRHMQLLADVMTYKGEVLGITRFGLSKMRDSVLQLASFEKTPDHLFDAAAGMKTDQIEGVSECIIMGQTMGVGTGAFQVVRRLGIQPGQLSQKKTLFEDEWNKEVAMKRKSRRKV, from the exons atggccaactCGACCGAGAGATCAGTCAAGGAGCAGCTGGTTGATAAGCTGCCCAAGCGCTTCAAGGGCATCAAATTTGGAATCCA GTCCAACCAGGATATTGCCAACCAGGCTGTCCTCGAAGTGTCCGATCGACTGCTTTACGATATCGAGAATAACCGGGCGCCGTATCGACATGGGCCTCTTGACCCGCGCTTG GGCACCTCGAGCAAGATTGGCAAATGCGCAACATGTCAAGACTCGCTGCAAAACTGCACGGGCCATTTCGGCCATGTGCGACTCCCATTGCCCGCCTTCCATATCGGCTACTTGCGATTCGTCATGTCTATTCTGCAGGAGATATGCAAG GATTGCGGCCGCGTACTGTTAGAAGAACCTGAGCGACGGTCGTTCTTGAAAGAACTCCGCCGGCCGTTCCTCGACAACCTTCGTCGAACCCAGATTTGCAAGCGCATCAATGAGCAGTGTCGCAAGTGCAAAACTTGCCCTTACTGCGGCTCCATCAATGGCCAAATCCGCAAGACGGGCGTCCTCAAGCTCGCCCACGACAAGTTTGTCGCGTTCAACAAGTCCACGTCCGTCAAGAAGGTGCCTCCCGAGGCCAAAGTCAAGTTTGAGAACTCGTTTGCCGAGGCCAGGCGAGAGAACCCCGAAGTGGAGAAGCACCTCCGCAAGGCAATGGAGGATCTCAACCCGCTTCGGGTCCTCAAACTCTTCAAGAGAATCAGCCCTACAGACTGTGAGCTGTTGGGGCTGGATCCCGCCGAGGGTCGACCTGAAATGTTCATTTGGCAGTTCGTGCCCGCGCCCCCGGTGTGCATCCGGCCTTCTGTTGCGCAGGACAATGCCAGTACCGAAGATGACATTACCACCAAGCTTGCGGACATTGTGTGGGTCAGTGGCATGATACGATCTGCCCTCCAGAAAGGATCTCCCATCCAGACCATCATGGAACAGTGGGAGTACCTCCAAACCCAAATCGCGATGTACGTCAATAGTGACGTCCCCGGCCTTCAGCAACCTGGCTTCGGCAAGTCCACCAGGGGCTTTTGTCAGCGGTTGAAGGGTAAGCAGGGCCGTTTCCGAGGCAATCTCTCCGGCAAGCGTGTCGATTTCTCTGGACGTACGGTTATTTCACCCGACCCCAACTTGGGCATCGACCAGGTCGCTGTGCCCATCCTCGTCGCAAAGAACCTGACGTACCCCGAAAGGGTCAACCGGCAGAATATCGAGAAGCTGCGCCAATGCGTTTTGAACGGCTGCGACGTATGGCCGGGAGCGCAGGCCGTCTTGgcaaaggaggaggacagTCATTATCGCTACAACCTCAAATTCGCCAATCGCGAGTATAGGGCGCGACAGCTGACTGCCGGCGATATCGTTGAGCGACacctcgaggatggcgacaTTGTGCTGTTCAACCGGCAGCCTTCCCTGCACAAGCTCAGTATCATGAGCCATCTCGTCAAGGTCCGGCCCTGGAGAACATTTCGCCTCAACGAGTGTGTTTGCAACCCGTACAACGCCGATTTCGACGGAGACGAGATGAACCTGCATGTCCCGCAAACCGAAGAAGCTCGGGCCGAAGCCATCAACCTCATGGGCGTCAAGTACAACTTGGCGACCCCTAAAAACGGAGAGCCCATCATTGCCGCCACCCAGGACTTCATCACCGCCGCGTTCCTACTCAGCAGCAAGGACCGCTTCTTCGACCGGAAGACCTTCACCTACATCTGCATGCATATGATGGACGGCAGGACGCCGCTAGACCTGCCGCCCCCAGCCATCATCGCACCCCAATGCATGTGGACTGGCAAGCAGGTTTTTAGCGTCATGATGCGACCGAACAAGGACTCTCCCGTCAAAGTCAACCTGGATGCCAAATGCAGAGCGTACAAGGCGCGTCCTGGCCAGTGCCCCGACATGGATCCCAATgacggctggctggttgtCCGCAACTCAGAAGTCATGTGCGGCCGCATGGACAAGTCTACTGTCGGCTCTGGCAAGAAGGACTCCATCTTCTACGTCATCATGAGAGATTTCGGCCCAGACCAGGCTGTCATCGCCATGAACAGGCTGGCAAAACTCTGCGCCCGACAGCTCACCAACCGCGGCTTCTCCATCGGCGTGGGTGACGTGTTCCCGACGGCGTCTCTCAATGTCGAGAAGGAGAGTCTGGTATCGACAGCGTACGAGCAGTGCGATGACCTCATTGAAACATTCAAGCAGGGGAAGCTCGAAAAGGCACCCGGCTGCAACATGGAGCAGACGCTGGAGAACCTAATCTCCGGTATCCTTAGCAAAGTCCGACAGCAGGCCGGTACATACTGTATCGACACCCTGAGTCGCAACAACGCCCCTTTGATCATGGCCAAATCTGGATCGAAAGGCTCGGACATTAACGTCGCGCAGatggtggccgtcgtcggacaGCAAATTATCGGTGGTCAGCGTGTGCCCGATGGGTTCCAAGACCGAAGTCTTCCTCACTTTCACAAAAACGCCCGACAGCCCCCCTCCAAGGGTTTCGTCAAGAACAGTTTCTACACCGGCTTGTTCCCGACCGAGTTCTTGTTTCACGCAATCTCCGGTCGTGAAGGTCTGGTCGATACGGCCGTCAAGACCGCCGAAACGGGGTACATGTCGCGACGACTGATGAAGTCGCTGGAGGATCTTTCGACACAATACGACGACACAGTTAGAACATCCGGAGGCGGCATCGTGCAGTTCCAGTTCGGCGCGGACAAGCTCGACCCGGTGGACATGGAGGGCTCTGCGGAGCCGGTACACTTCCTGCGCACCTGGAGTCATGCCGAGAACTTGACGTGGGACAACGACGAGCCggccatgacgccgacggaAATTCGCAGCTTCGCCGACTCGATGCTCGAGGTGGAGCGTAAGCGCCTTCCGAGAATcggcctgctcaaggacAGACTCGAGTATGAGGACACCACCGACTATGGCATTGACGAGCACGAGAGCGCGCGAAAATTCCTCAAGACCATCGAAAGCCACGTCGAGGGTCTGGCTACGAAGCTGGAGCGCGTACGAGCTCTGgccggcttcgacggcgacacaCCGCTCCACCCTGACTCTCAGGCGCACTGCGACCGGACGGCCaaggtgacggtgacgacgctGCAGCTTTTCATCAAGATGTGTCTCGAAAAATACAAGAAGGCCCACGTCGAGCCGGGCCATgccgtcggtgccgtcggtGCGCAGTCCATTGGTGAGCCTGGTACACAGATGACACTCAAGACCTTCCACTTTGCTGGTGTGGCCGGTATGAGTATCACACAGGGTGTGCCGCGTATCAAGGAAATTATCAATGCTTCCAAGACTATCAGCACGCCCGTCATCACCTGTCCGCTGCTCAACAACGAGCAGATCGAGGTGGCCAAGGTGGTCAAGGCGCGCATTGAGAAGACGTACGTGTCGGACGTCCTGCACTTTGTGGAGGACGAGTGGCGTGCGGAGGAAGGCAACGTCGTGCTCCAGATTGACAGAGGCTCGCTGTCAGACATGCATCTGGGCATCGGCATCTACGACATTGCCGAGGCCATTTGCAAACAGCGCAAGCTCAAGGTAGCACGCGAGGACTTGTCCATTTTTGGCGACAGAATCGTGATCCGAGTCCGAGATGGGAGTCAGATGGCGAccaagaggacgacgacgcggaagacggacgccgacagcggcgacatgctgctgcgggccaACTTCCTGCGACGCACACTGCCCAACGTGCCCGTGTCGGGTTATCCGGAGGCGACCCGAGCCATCATCCAGACGTCGGAGCAGAACACCCATACCGTCCTCGTGGAAGGCTACGGCCTGCGGGAATGCATGACGACGGAGGGCGTCATCGGGACCAAGACACGGACGAACAATGTCATGGAGTGCCGCGACATtctcggcatcgaggcggcgcggacaACGATTGCCAACGAAATCGGCGAAGTCATGGGTGACATGGGCATCGACCCGCGGCAcatgcagctgctggccgacgtGATGACGTACAAGGGCGAGGTGTTGGGCATCACGCGGTTCGGCCTGTCCAAGATGCGCGACAGCGTGCTACAGCTGGCGTCGTTTGAGAAGACGCCGGACCACCTGTttgacgcggcggcgggcatgaAGACGGACCAGATTGAGGGCGTGAGCGAGTGCATCATCATGGGACAGACGATGGGGGTGGGCACGGGCGCTTTCCAGGtcgtgcggcggctgggcatTCAGCCGGGCCAGCTGTCACAAAAGAAGACGTTGTTTGAGGACGAGTGGAACAAAGAGGTGGCAATGAAGCGCAAGTCCAGGCGGAAGGTATAG